A genomic region of Papaver somniferum cultivar HN1 chromosome 7, ASM357369v1, whole genome shotgun sequence contains the following coding sequences:
- the LOC113293772 gene encoding uncharacterized protein LOC113293772 — protein MSSMSHLELSFNPEDQDCFHRILTSQSRNQLKIEHRLSQGYFTKSLKLILIQEIFSSIRLVPPDLSYQFRDVDDPDTDWSDWSLEVHHSPVHPSPASSSQDQYVISLSGGEQTYAGYHQDGFNSFMSSTSKGTKSDSFYTWFRKNNTHQSERINESYSEEEEVEQQVHIQEPMEEIQLQQQQQGQSSPNRFLTSDIEATFEVVSDSSSDSSSNSSSRTARPGYKRVNPE, from the exons ATGTCTTCTATGTCCCACCTCGAGCTCTCTTTCAACCCAGAAGACCAGGATTGCTTCCATCGTATTCTTACATCTCAGTCAAGAAATCAATTAAAGATTGAACACCGCCTATCTCAAGGGTATTTTACCAAATCTTTGAAATTGATTCTGATTCAAGAGATTTTTTCTTCTATCCGTCTTGTTCCGCCGGATTTATCATACCAATTCCGAG ATGTTGACGATCCCGATACTGATTGGAGTGACTGGAGCCTTGAAGTGCACCATTCACCAGTtcacccatcacctgcatcaTCAAGCCAAGATCAGTATGTTATCTCCTTATCTGGAGGAGAACAAACATATGCAGGATATCATCAAGACGGTTTTAACTCTTTCATGTCCTCTACCTCTAAAGGAACAAAATCGGATAGTTTCTATACATGGTTCAGAAAAAACAACACCCACCAATCTGAAAGAATCAATGAATCTtactctgaagaagaagaagttgagcaGCAAGTCCACATTCAAGAACCAATGGAAGAgatacaacttcaacaacaacagcaaggTCAGTCTAGCCCCAACAGATTCCTCACATCGGATATTGAGGCTACCTTTGAGGTAGTTTCAGATTCTtcgtcagattcttcatcaaactCATCAAGTAGGACTGCGAGACCGGGCTATAAGAGAGTTAATCCTGAGTAG